CCTGGTCGCCAAATCCGGACTGTGCCTGATTGGGATCGAGCACCGAAGAGCGAAACGACATCTCAATTAACTCCCCCGGTCGGTTGCGACGTGGTGGTGACTTTCTGGTGAACGAACTGCATCGCTAGGCTGTGCCGCGATGGCTGCGCCGGTGGACCGCCGCGGGGATCGGCTGTTCGGCGCTACTGGATTGGGTCATGCGGACATTTCCGTTGATGATTGCGCCATGGTGCACGACCAGCGCAGGCGCGTAGATCTCTCCACGAACGCGCCCAGTCGGAAGCACCTCGAGACGTGTGCTGCAGTTCAGGGCGCCGCTGTATTTGCCCGAAACCGTCACGGTTCCGGCTGCGATCGTGGCGTCGACGTTTGCGTCATCGAGGATGAAGAGATCGTCTCGCACGCGGATGTTGCCCTCGAACGTGCCGAGAATGTGCATAGAGCCCTCGGCAACGATCTCGCCCTTCCAGGAAGCATTCGGGCTCAACACGGTCGTCTGGCCATCGACAGCAGGCAGAGAAGGAATAGGGGGATCGTTCGTCGGAACGGTTTCCACGATCTCGGTGACGGGTTGCTGATAGGCGTAGCGCTCTCGCTCGTACTGCGACGGAGCCTCATAGTTCCGCGCCGAAACGTAGGCAGCCTCCACACCGCCGGGCGTGTCGACAATGATCTCCTCCTCGACCTCATCGAACTCGCCGCTGCCCAATTGCTGCCGGAGCGCGCTGATCTGCCGCTGGAAGGAATCTCCCGCTCGGTCCTTGCGAAAAACCATCTCTTGACCCCCAACGGCCGAAGCCGCACTGTGACGCCACGACCAGTCGAGTTTCCCCGGCGCTGCAACGTAGCCGGAATCGACTGGAGACGTTCGATCGACACATCGACCGCGAGTCGCGCATGCAATGTGTACGTACATTGTAGCACGCAACATCGTACGTTCGATACATCAGTAACGTACGATGCCAGCGTGGGGTTACCCGAACCGAAGCGAATCTCCGGAAATCGCTCCCAGCAATCGTTGTGTTGACTCCCAGGCTATGGAAAACGGGAAAAACCTGTGAGAAGATAAAGGAAAGCACTCGAAGGAATGCGGATTCGAACGAATCGGCATTTCAGTTTTTACCCGCTGGAAGCGATCCCCCGTATGATGCTCTTCCGTCCGCAACACTCCGTCTTTCGACGTGTGCTGTTGGCCTGGAGCTTTGTGCTCTCCTCTCTCCTCGCGATCGAGGCATTGGGTGTTCCCGCTGCGCAGGCTGCTACGGCCGGCATGTCCACCAGCTACCTCAATCTGCGGACCGGCCCGGTAACCACATCCACGATTCTGGCAATCGTTCCGCCTGAGGCTGCCCTGACCGTCAGTGGAGATGCTGAAGCAGGGTATTACCCGGTGGTTTATGGCGAGAATGCCGGCTGGGTGTCTACCGAGCTCATCCAGCTGGAAATGCGCACCGAGCCCGCGGCGGCTGCCAACTTCGATGAAAGCAAGCTGCTTCCCGAGGGAATGGCGACGCTGGTCGAATCGGTCAACCTGCGAACTGGACCCAGCACCGATCACGATGCGTTGCGCGTCGTGGATGCGGGCACGCAGGTGGAAGCAACCGGTGAGATCAGCGGGGCGTACGAAAAGATCAAGGTCGGCGACGAGCTGGGTTGGGTACGGTCGGTTTACGTCGATCGCGGTCCTGAACCAGAGGGCGACGAGCTGCGCCAGACCGAGATCATGTCCGCGGCCGTTGCAGCCGGAATGTCGCCGCTCGTCGCCGGTACGGTCGTCATCGCCGACGCGGAGATCGTGCTTCGAGCCGAACCGTCGTCCACCTCGCAGAAAGTCGAAGTCGTTCCAGACAATTCCAGATTGACCCTCACTGGCAATCAACAGGGGGAATTCCTGGAAGCTGATCTCAATGGTAAGAAGGGATGGGTTGCCGGCGACTACCTGCGGTTGGCGTCTGTGCCTTCCTCCACTCCGCCTGACTTGCCGGTGTTGATGTATCACAGCATCCAGGAGAATGGGGCAGAGTATCAGGTCACTGCTGGCCAGCTCGAGGAGCAGCTCGCATGGCTCTCGCAGAACGGCTACGAATCGGTCACCAGTGCCGAGATCATTGCCTGGATGACCTACGGTATTCCCTTGCCTGAGAAGCCGGTGATGATCACCATCGACGATGGGAATTTCACCGATTGGTACTTCCTGGAGCTGCTCGAGCGCTATGGCTTCCAGGGGGTCTTTTCTCTGCCGAACTACGTTCAACTCACGCCGTCGGAGATCCGCACCCTGGATCGCGCCGGTGAGGTTTGTGGGCATTCCGTGAGCCACCCGAATCTCAGCACGCTCTCCTACGATGAGCAACTCTATGAAATCAG
The genomic region above belongs to Thermomicrobiales bacterium and contains:
- a CDS encoding polymer-forming cytoskeletal protein; translated protein: MVFRKDRAGDSFQRQISALRQQLGSGEFDEVEEEIIVDTPGGVEAAYVSARNYEAPSQYERERYAYQQPVTEIVETVPTNDPPIPSLPAVDGQTTVLSPNASWKGEIVAEGSMHILGTFEGNIRVRDDLFILDDANVDATIAAGTVTVSGKYSGALNCSTRLEVLPTGRVRGEIYAPALVVHHGAIINGNVRMTQSSSAEQPIPAAVHRRSHRGTA
- a CDS encoding SH3 domain-containing protein; this translates as MRIRTNRHFSFYPLEAIPRMMLFRPQHSVFRRVLLAWSFVLSSLLAIEALGVPAAQAATAGMSTSYLNLRTGPVTTSTILAIVPPEAALTVSGDAEAGYYPVVYGENAGWVSTELIQLEMRTEPAAAANFDESKLLPEGMATLVESVNLRTGPSTDHDALRVVDAGTQVEATGEISGAYEKIKVGDELGWVRSVYVDRGPEPEGDELRQTEIMSAAVAAGMSPLVAGTVVIADAEIVLRAEPSSTSQKVEVVPDNSRLTLTGNQQGEFLEADLNGKKGWVAGDYLRLASVPSSTPPDLPVLMYHSIQENGAEYQVTAGQLEEQLAWLSQNGYESVTSAEIIAWMTYGIPLPEKPVMITIDDGNFTDWYFLELLERYGFQGVFSLPNYVQLTPSEIRTLDRAGEVCGHSVSHPNLSTLSYDEQLYEISANKEFLEEILGNEITCFAYPFGAYSGMTQYAVIEAGYLMAFDVSGGPQPLDTSIDRWHILRINVNGNGTLDDFIASLQSWE